DNA sequence from the Kazachstania africana CBS 2517 chromosome 4, complete genome genome:
tgaattctaCAGATGAGCAGATTTCAAAACGAAATAATAGTTGCCATATGGCTTTGTATGAAGATGATTCCACCGGAAACATTCCAGAATTCAGTCATAAAACATCTTTCACGAGTCTCTTATTCAgtgatttgaataatacTTCGTCATTTGCGAACTTGAGATCCAGGACAAATTCAAACTCGCCAATGTCTAACTTTGAATTCTCATCATCGGCGtcgtcattatcattactGGGTGAGCATAATGAGCACAAACCAAACCTAAGAAACATCGAACAGGTTCCTATTCCAATAGGTCCCAGTACGCCTGGAGTGAACAAAGCTAGTTTTACAGGATTTGATATCCATTATCAGACACATTTGCCCGTcatattagaaaaattcgaaaacattttacaaaatgatcTTACGGAATTGgtattgaaagatgaatCTGATTTGGCCATGAAGCTGGGGAATTTTGACAAGGTAAGTTTTCAGCTAAAAGAATTGCAAAGTGAGATCATCAAACTAAAATCAACAGTTCAAGATGAGTATCTTGTGgaattaaaatcaaatttcaactctcaagatgaaatttcCTTTGAATTTAAGTTTCAATGTCAGGTGATGAATTACGTAACCGACTTAGAGAAACTAGAGAAACGTATGGAGATTTGTCAGGCAAAACTAGGCAAGCAGAGAGAGATTCTAAGACAAATGGATAATTTGTTGCtagtagaagaagaattgaaaaaattgaagcaAAACACTAAGGCAATATACAAGTACCGTTTTATCCTTGTCGATTTAGTCATCTTTGGGCTATTATTCTACGTGCTGGCACTCATAAATACCTTTCTAACCGCATAAATACATATAGTCACATAGTAATagtattcattttttttagtcGCAGCAGTTCTCTTCGATCTTAGTCATCGCTTGGCCTTTGTATCAGAGATCTCGAGGCAGgcaggaaaaaaaagatcCAAAGTTACTTTGAATAAGACTACAAGAAGTGTTGTAAGTAAAAGGTCTAACCAGGATAAACGATGTCAACTGCCCATGAGATTGCTTTAAAAGCACGTGCCGCTGGtaacattttgaaaactgtTGATAATGCAAATCGTTCTGAGATTTTACGCAAGATTCACGATGctttaaaagaaaaggcATCAATCATTGAAGAGGCTAATAAGAAAGATTTGACAGTTGCTAAAGAAACTGGTTTAGTCGATTCCTTATTGAAGCGTcttgatcttttcaaagatgataaattcGATGTTATGTTACGAGGTATTTTAGATGTAGCAAAGTTGGAAGACCCAGTCGGTAAGGTCAAGATGGCTAGAGAATTAGATGAGGATTTAACTTTGTACCAGATTACTGCACCAGTTGGTGTCCTTTTGGTTATTTTTGAATCACGCCCAGAGGTTGTTGCCAATATCACTTCATTATGTATCAAGAGTGGTAATGCAGGTATATTGAAAGGTGGTAAAGAATCTGTTAACACATTTAGAGCTATGGCTGCCGTTATCAACTCGACCATTGAACAAAATGTAGCAACCACTGGTATTCCAATGGGTGCAGTTCAATTAGTTGAAACTAGGGAAGACATTGCAGACTTATTAAAGGAAgatgaattgattgatCTTGTGGTTCCAAGAGGATCAAATGCATTAGTtagaaatataaaaaatacaaCAAAAATTCCAGTTTTAGGTCATGCGGATGGTATTTGTTCAGTCTATATCGATGAATTTGCAGACTTAACTAAGGCTAAAAGAATTGCCTTTGATGCCAAGACCAACTATCCAGCTGGTTGTAATGCAATGGAAACTTTACTAATCAATCCAAAAGCTGCGTCATGGTGGGAAATCTTGGAAAACTTATCTCGTAACGGTGATGTTGTAGTACATGTCACAAAGGACGTTAAGGAAGCGTACATTTCTAAATTAGAGGAACTTGGCAAATTGGACGATGTTTTGAAATCTAAAATTGCAGATGCCAAGGAAAATGAGGATTTTGATAAGGAATTTTTGTCTTTAGATTGTGCAGTCAAGTTTGTTGCATCTACTCAAGAAGCTATTCAACATATCAACTTACATTCTTCAAAACACACTGAATGTATTGTCACcgaaaataatgaaaacgCAGAGAAGTTCCTAAAGGGTATTGACTCCTCCGGTGTCTATTGGAATGCATCTACTAGATTTGCGGATGGTTTTAGATACGGTTTTGGTACGGAAGTTGGTATTTCAACCTCGAAAATCCATGCCCGTGGGCCAGTTGGTTTAGATGGTTTAGTCACTTACCAATATCAAATCAGAGGTAACGGTAATATTGCAGCTGACTATTTGGGTGCCGGTGGTGAGAAGGCATTCATTCACAAAAATTTAGATATTAAAAACATAAAATTAtgagaaaagaaatgcATAACTAAGTAAAAGCAAAAGACCTTTATATGTCAACCTATATAAAATGATATGACTGAAGAATTTATAAACATCTTACTCAGACCTGAAGTGGAGGTGCTGTGATGACTGTGCTGTTTGATATCCTTTGAGATAATCTTGAATATAATTTAGTATACAGAGTTTTGTGAGGAAAAGGAGCTCTCCAGTGtgattatttattttatatacataGGTTGATAACTTGAGTCAAAAAAAGTGTAATCACCTCAGGAACCAATGAGGACCCAAAAAATCCATGCAGACGATGATGGAACCGTTAAAATTTAAGCTATTAATTAGCAGTTTCTTGTAGTGATGGTGGTAACTCAcgttcttcttcaaattcaatctCAACCTTAGGACGCTTACCCTTTGCAGTCTTAGATCTCTTACGTTTCTTGGAGTTTTCggcatcttcttcatcgcTGTCACTGCTATCACTATCACTGtcactttcttcatctgaTGAGTAATCATCTCTGTCGGAATCAGCTAACCATTTTTCTAGATCTTCAACGTTAACATACTCGTTGTCACCATCATCAGCAACGTACTCGACTTCACCTTCGTCACtttcttcctcctcttcCCAgtcttcctcttcttcaacttcattttcatcatccaATTTACCCAGGACTTTCTTCCAAATCTTTTCATCCACATTTAATGGTTTATCACCGTAAGCACCACTCTTCAATCTATCTAACAATTCCTTTTCGATGGCCTTTTCGATCTTAGCCGCAGCTAAAGCCTTTCTTTCTCTATTCTCTTCTCTTCTCTTGACCTTTGGAGCAACACCGACATAGTGTCTCTCCTCTTCTCTCAGAGCTAGACGTCTTTCCGTAATGGCCACCTGTGTCAATTTGGTAAACCTTTGTTTACATTTATGACGGAAGAAATTATTCCAATGTAAAAGCTGATCATCAATCTGTTTTAGAGCCTTCGAATAGTTTTTCGATAGTTTAATTCTCTCCCATAGCTTCGCTGGTGTATGTGCTCTTTCTGGGGTCTTCATGTACAAATATATTCTACCTTTGTCACTTCTCACCGTGGCATACTTTGAATTTGCTAGAGGACAGGATTGTCTAGTACACAGACCAGTAACATTGTATGGATCTCTGCAAAAAGTTTGACCACTTGGGGACTTGATTCTGTGGGAACAAAAACTTTGATTTATAACCTGCCAAACGATCTCATCAGTCGACATCTCTCAATTCTATTTCAATCACACACCTCTGCCTTACTAAAACTCTTGCTTCATATATAGTTAAAGCTCATCTCATCCactaaaaatttttcagcatatcaaaaaaaaaaaaaaaagaaaaattttcgtaACATCCACacatcaaaaaaaatacagaaagtatgaaaaattgaatatttagaCTTTAAAGAGGTGTGTGAGTCAGCTTAGACAGAGTTAGAAGTTATATATACTAATAAGTCTAGTGTACGGCAACGGTAAGACTGCTGGATAGTTTTACCCGAGAAAGACAGTTTATTGTACATTAATTTAGCTAGTTTCATAGCATCTAGCATTCGTTTCTGTAAGAACAGGTATCACTGGTACGGCTGGACTACCTTAAATTCTCATCATACCAGAAGCGTTTCCGTGTATAAATGGTACTGAAAAAGCTTGCACCTACTACATCTGCTCCCGGTATGAGGACCCATTCGGGCAATAATAACGATGACCTGTCTTTACGGCAAAGGATGGACTCTCCCATCGCTTTATCTTTGAGCGTAGAATCTCCTCCATGTGTCATGTATGGGCCTGCTATCGATTCACCAGGTGCTATCTTATCGGGTGTGTTGACGTTAACGATAAAGAACCCGGCAAAGACGAGGAGGAAAGTTTCCTCGAATAAATCTGGTGctaattctttgaaagcGACCTTAAGTAGTGGTAATGAGCAATCTAGGAAGAAAAATGCCATTGGAACAAGTCTTTCGAGTTATTTTGGTTTCTCCTCTGCTACAAACTCTTCAGTGAAACAAAACATGGCGTCAACTTCTTCTAGTGCTATGGAGAAAGGATCTTCTTACAAGAATTTGACAATAAAATCTGTTTCTCTAAAATTCatacaaaaaattcattttagTAAACCTTTTGTACCAGAAAACCATCATATACAATCATGTGCAAATTGTAAAAGGAAAATCACGGAAATGAAGCAATGGAAGATCCAAGAAACCTCAATAGTAAAGCCCATTGGTGATCATTCATACCCTTTCTCTTATCTGGTGCCTGGTTCGATCCCTTCCACTTCATCTCTTGGATTAAGTGCAGAAACtcaaatcaaatatgaatTACTCGCCACTGTGAAATATAAGGATCCATTTAATTCTGGGAAAGATAATTTGGTAAATCTAGTCATGCCGGTTCCAATAACCAGGAGCTTACATAAAGGACCtgataaaaattcattaagGGTTTTCCCACCTACTGAACTAACTGCTGCAGCTGTCTTACCAAGTGTTGTATTCCCAAAATCAACCTTTCCATTGGAAATGAAGTTAGATGGTGTATCATTGGGCGACAGAAGGTGGAGAATGCGTAAATTGAGTTGGAGATTGGAAGAAACAACACGTGTGAGAAGCAATGCTTGTTCTGCTCATAAAGCAGATTTACAAAAGTTGGAGAATGAAGTCAAGCAGAAAGAGATTGAGAGGGGTAAGAAACC
Encoded proteins:
- the FRT1 gene encoding Frt1p (similar to Saccharomyces cerevisiae FRT2 (YAL028W) and FRT1 (YOR324C); ancestral locus Anc_7.69); protein product: MNLLIDRMEHPGTRRSSPFWTDSKRPTIGGKSKRMQDTCSRSDVPIISVNGRPVSGHPPRVRETSLVNLSSMFQEDIGMMNESEDNESSNNANERQLLKKLDEYSSAFGGKFSDFEFATSDNDCTSEQNTAGSSTSGLSPHKTIKSSHRRSSVLGHDKKRLVHQFLNSTDEQISKRNNSCHMALYEDDSTGNIPEFSHKTSFTSLLFSDLNNTSSFANLRSRTNSNSPMSNFEFSSSASSLSLLGEHNEHKPNLRNIEQVPIPIGPSTPGVNKASFTGFDIHYQTHLPVILEKFENILQNDLTELVLKDESDLAMKLGNFDKVSFQLKELQSEIIKLKSTVQDEYLVELKSNFNSQDEISFEFKFQCQVMNYVTDLEKLEKRMEICQAKLGKQREILRQMDNLLLVEEELKKLKQNTKAIYKYRFILVDLVIFGLLFYVLALINTFLTA
- the PRO2 gene encoding glutamate-5-semialdehyde dehydrogenase (similar to Saccharomyces cerevisiae PRO2 (YOR323C); ancestral locus Anc_7.71), which codes for MSTAHEIALKARAAGNILKTVDNANRSEILRKIHDALKEKASIIEEANKKDLTVAKETGLVDSLLKRLDLFKDDKFDVMLRGILDVAKLEDPVGKVKMARELDEDLTLYQITAPVGVLLVIFESRPEVVANITSLCIKSGNAGILKGGKESVNTFRAMAAVINSTIEQNVATTGIPMGAVQLVETREDIADLLKEDELIDLVVPRGSNALVRNIKNTTKIPVLGHADGICSVYIDEFADLTKAKRIAFDAKTNYPAGCNAMETLLINPKAASWWEILENLSRNGDVVVHVTKDVKEAYISKLEELGKLDDVLKSKIADAKENEDFDKEFLSLDCAVKFVASTQEAIQHINLHSSKHTECIVTENNENAEKFLKGIDSSGVYWNASTRFADGFRYGFGTEVGISTSKIHARGPVGLDGLVTYQYQIRGNGNIAADYLGAGGEKAFIHKNLDIKNIKL
- the MAK16 gene encoding ribosome biosynthesis protein MAK16 (similar to Saccharomyces cerevisiae MAK16 (YAL025C); ancestral locus Anc_7.73); this translates as MSTDEIVWQVINQSFCSHRIKSPSGQTFCRDPYNVTGLCTRQSCPLANSKYATVRSDKGRIYLYMKTPERAHTPAKLWERIKLSKNYSKALKQIDDQLLHWNNFFRHKCKQRFTKLTQVAITERRLALREEERHYVGVAPKVKRREENRERKALAAAKIEKAIEKELLDRLKSGAYGDKPLNVDEKIWKKVLGKLDDENEVEEEEDWEEEEESDEGEVEYVADDGDNEYVNVEDLEKWLADSDRDDYSSDEESDSDSDSSDSDEEDAENSKKRKRSKTAKGKRPKVEIEFEEERELPPSLQETAN